A genomic window from Massilia sp. METH4 includes:
- a CDS encoding flagellar type III secretion system protein FlhB, protein MAEGGDKTEKASQQKLRKAREEGQVTRSRDLATAIGILVSLRLFVFLLPDYLEHFRTIFAASFVDLSGGDVLMNAMADVFYEASLLLVKMVAPLFVVPLFVVLGSMLPGGWVFSTKNLMPKFSKMNPVSNLGRLFAGKAMFELATSIAKASILIAVLVHMARSTVFQYTQLQSMPMQKALADGAALMLDGVMSLVAIFILFAVIDVPAQAFFFARGQRMSKQDVKEEHKSSEGRPEVKGRIRQLQRAMAQRAARKTVPGADVVVVNPEHYAVALKYDETRAEAPFVVAKGVDELAQYIRLIAEEHGIEVLRLAPLARAIYNTSQVNQQIPVPLYQAVSQVLHYVFQLKAFRSGGRTARPDFPDQIVVPTSMSEASET, encoded by the coding sequence ATGGCTGAAGGCGGCGACAAGACCGAGAAGGCGTCACAGCAGAAGCTGAGGAAGGCGCGCGAGGAAGGGCAGGTCACCCGTTCCAGGGATCTGGCCACCGCGATCGGCATCCTGGTGAGCCTGCGCCTGTTCGTGTTCCTGCTGCCCGATTACCTGGAGCATTTCCGCACCATCTTCGCCGCCAGCTTCGTCGACCTGAGCGGTGGCGACGTGCTGATGAACGCGATGGCCGACGTGTTCTACGAAGCGAGCCTGCTGCTGGTGAAGATGGTGGCGCCGCTGTTCGTGGTGCCGCTGTTCGTCGTGCTGGGTTCCATGCTGCCGGGCGGCTGGGTCTTCAGCACCAAGAACCTGATGCCGAAGTTCTCGAAGATGAATCCGGTGTCGAACCTGGGCCGCCTGTTCGCGGGCAAGGCCATGTTCGAGCTGGCCACGTCCATCGCCAAGGCGTCGATCCTGATTGCGGTGCTGGTGCACATGGCCCGTTCCACGGTGTTCCAGTACACGCAGCTGCAGTCGATGCCGATGCAGAAGGCGCTGGCCGATGGCGCCGCGCTGATGCTCGACGGCGTGATGTCGCTGGTGGCGATCTTCATCCTGTTCGCCGTGATCGACGTGCCGGCGCAGGCCTTCTTCTTCGCCCGCGGCCAGCGCATGAGCAAGCAGGACGTGAAGGAAGAGCACAAGAGCAGCGAAGGGCGCCCGGAAGTGAAGGGGCGCATCCGCCAGCTGCAGCGCGCGATGGCGCAGCGGGCCGCGCGCAAGACCGTGCCCGGCGCCGACGTGGTCGTCGTCAACCCCGAACACTATGCGGTGGCCCTGAAATACGACGAGACGCGCGCCGAGGCGCCATTCGTGGTCGCCAAGGGGGTCGATGAACTGGCCCAGTACATCCGCCTGATCGCCGAGGAACACGGCATCGAGGTGTTGCGGCTGGCCCCGCTCGCGCGCGCCATCTACAATACCAGCCAGGTCAACCAGCAGATTCCCGTGCCCCTGTACCAGGCGGTCTCGCAGGTGCTGCACTACGTGTTCCAGCTGAAGGCGTTCCGCAGCGGCGGCCGCACCGCGCGCCCCGATTTCCCCGACCAGATTGTGGTACCAACATCGATGAGTGAGGCTTCCGAAACAT
- the fliR gene encoding flagellar biosynthetic protein FliR: MEQVLANLLPLLNALWWPFVRSMALLSAAPVLGEAMVPVTIRVLVSVMLAVMMLPVTDRVQLVQDPFTLAMVVATIEQAIIGFVLGLAFYFAVAAIGILGYIVSSQIGFSMAVMNDPLNGTSSDVVSGLLTMLSIIVFFAIDGHLVIFNVIGASFKAWPPGGGYGPLLLQTVAWNVAWVFSAAMLLAIPVVFATVVVQIGFGFLNRVAPSLNLFSLGFSVITLFGLLMLGQVVRFIPDHYTRMSAQVLEMIRQQMTAQEARRNG; this comes from the coding sequence ATGGAACAGGTCCTCGCCAACCTGCTGCCCCTGCTGAACGCGCTGTGGTGGCCCTTCGTGCGTTCGATGGCGCTGCTGTCGGCCGCGCCCGTGCTGGGCGAAGCGATGGTGCCGGTGACGATCCGCGTGCTCGTATCGGTGATGCTCGCCGTGATGATGCTGCCGGTGACGGACCGTGTTCAGCTGGTACAGGATCCGTTCACGCTGGCGATGGTGGTGGCGACGATCGAACAGGCCATCATCGGTTTCGTGCTGGGGCTGGCCTTTTATTTCGCCGTGGCGGCGATCGGAATCCTGGGCTACATCGTCTCGTCGCAGATCGGCTTTTCGATGGCGGTGATGAACGATCCGCTGAACGGCACCTCGTCGGACGTCGTCTCCGGCCTGCTCACGATGCTGTCGATCATCGTCTTCTTCGCCATCGACGGCCACCTCGTCATCTTCAACGTGATCGGCGCCAGCTTCAAGGCCTGGCCGCCCGGCGGCGGCTACGGCCCGCTGCTGTTGCAGACGGTGGCCTGGAACGTCGCCTGGGTCTTCTCGGCGGCGATGCTGCTGGCCATTCCCGTGGTGTTCGCGACGGTGGTGGTGCAGATCGGCTTCGGCTTCCTGAACCGCGTGGCGCCGTCGCTGAACCTGTTCTCGCTGGGCTTTTCGGTGATCACGCTGTTCGGCCTGCTGATGCTGGGGCAGGTGGTGCGCTTCATTCCCGATCATTACACGCGCATGTCGGCGCAGGTGCTGGAAATGATCCGGCAGCAGATGACGGCACAGGAGGCGCGGCGCAATGGCTGA
- the fliQ gene encoding flagellar biosynthesis protein FliQ, with product MLTPDVAVDLVVEALHMTMVLVLVLVVPGLAAGLVVALFQAATQINEQTLSFLPKLLITLLAIIVTGRWMAGYLMDYCVSIFTRAATLVG from the coding sequence GTGCTGACTCCCGACGTGGCCGTCGACCTGGTGGTCGAGGCCTTGCATATGACGATGGTGCTGGTGCTGGTCCTGGTCGTGCCGGGCCTGGCCGCGGGCCTCGTCGTGGCGCTGTTCCAGGCCGCCACCCAGATCAACGAGCAGACGCTGTCCTTCCTGCCCAAGCTCCTCATCACGCTGCTGGCGATCATCGTCACCGGGCGCTGGATGGCGGGCTACCTGATGGATTACTGCGTCTCGATCTTCACTCGCGCGGCCACGCTGGTCGGCTGA
- the fliP gene encoding flagellar type III secretion system pore protein FliP (The bacterial flagellar biogenesis protein FliP forms a type III secretion system (T3SS)-type pore required for flagellar assembly.) produces the protein MAPRATAAGAVGTTAHQSLAWKAAALRLGLLGLLALPLLALPLLALAQQGTDTPDLLAGVVPGARTDLSVKMQILVVMTLLGLLPMLVMMMTSFTRFVIVLSLLRSALGLQQGLPNRIITGIALILTLLVMKPIGDQIWRDAFVPYDQDRIGLQDALRIAEQPVSRFMLAQTSKAALRQIATLAGEQNVTNPMQHGFPVKLAAFVLSELKTAFQIGCMLFIPFLIIDLVVSSVLMAMGMMMLSPLVISLPFKLLLFVLVDGWTLTVNTLVTSIQAY, from the coding sequence ATGGCCCCCCGCGCGACGGCAGCCGGCGCTGTCGGAACGACGGCGCACCAGTCGCTCGCATGGAAGGCCGCCGCGCTTCGGCTCGGCTTGCTGGGCCTGCTGGCGCTGCCATTGCTCGCGCTGCCCCTGCTGGCCCTGGCCCAGCAGGGTACGGATACGCCCGACCTGCTGGCCGGCGTGGTGCCGGGCGCGCGCACCGACCTGTCGGTGAAGATGCAGATTCTCGTCGTCATGACGCTGCTGGGCCTGTTGCCCATGCTGGTCATGATGATGACGAGCTTCACCCGTTTCGTCATCGTCCTGTCGCTGCTGCGCTCGGCGCTGGGTCTGCAGCAGGGCTTGCCGAACCGTATCATCACGGGCATCGCCCTGATCCTCACGCTGCTGGTGATGAAGCCGATCGGCGACCAGATCTGGCGCGACGCCTTCGTGCCCTATGACCAGGACCGGATCGGCCTGCAGGATGCGCTGCGCATCGCCGAGCAACCGGTGTCCCGTTTCATGCTGGCCCAGACCAGCAAGGCCGCGCTGCGCCAGATCGCCACGCTGGCCGGCGAGCAGAACGTCACCAATCCCATGCAGCACGGCTTCCCGGTGAAGCTGGCCGCCTTCGTGCTTTCCGAGCTGAAGACGGCGTTCCAGATCGGCTGCATGCTGTTCATTCCCTTCCTGATCATCGACCTCGTCGTATCGTCGGTGCTGATGGCCATGGGCATGATGATGCTCTCGCCGCTCGTGATTTCGCTGCCGTTCAAGTTGCTGCTGTTCGTGCTGGTGGATGGCTGGACCCTGACCGTGAACACGCTGGTCACCAGTATCCAGGCTTATTAG
- a CDS encoding FliM/FliN family flagellar motor switch protein has translation MNVNANGNSDALLDDITDEMMVEPVASDLADDFSAVQRAPRRDLPQMMRKIPVTLTLEVGSARISLQDLMNIGPDSVVELDALAGEPLVIKVNGTAIGRAEVVVAGENYGLKVIDLDGLNLDMMTS, from the coding sequence ATGAACGTGAACGCAAACGGCAACAGCGATGCGCTGCTCGACGACATTACCGACGAAATGATGGTGGAACCGGTCGCCAGCGACCTGGCCGACGATTTTTCCGCCGTGCAGCGTGCCCCGCGGCGCGACCTGCCGCAGATGATGCGCAAGATCCCCGTGACCCTCACCCTCGAGGTGGGTTCGGCACGGATCTCGCTGCAGGACCTGATGAACATCGGTCCCGACAGCGTGGTGGAACTGGACGCGCTGGCCGGCGAGCCGCTGGTGATCAAGGTCAACGGCACCGCGATCGGCCGCGCCGAGGTGGTGGTGGCGGGCGAGAACTACGGCTTGAAAGTGATCGACCTGGACGGGCTCAACCTGGACATGATGACTTCATGA
- a CDS encoding FliM/FliN family flagellar motor switch protein yields the protein MTTLTTTAPPQVLDPTLLGRPVHRLPHFAAQLRDELVAALRQPASRRYWGGTEVEHVGFSQLTGEEPRMRWQYFAAGSGVIGFAIERAVLLSALDQRYGAGKGAAMPVDEGKVRVTATEERLGVALGQQLSHVVASRIAAGVPDGQRPVAPLAIAPAVPGKQPGKGTWIITMNLRAGDIAGKVWFALDKHLMSDVLRSLVPEREAGRNAARSAKPVAPLAQRLQVTLAGRLVSKEVTLGALFDLRIGDVIPISLHRADVMLEDSRLYTAAVTEHKGKLCLTSFEDIE from the coding sequence ATGACCACGCTAACCACCACAGCCCCGCCCCAGGTACTGGACCCGACCCTGCTGGGCCGGCCGGTCCACCGGCTGCCGCACTTTGCCGCCCAGCTGCGCGACGAGCTTGTCGCCGCGCTGCGCCAGCCCGCGAGCCGGCGCTACTGGGGCGGCACCGAGGTCGAACATGTCGGGTTCTCGCAATTGACGGGCGAGGAGCCGCGCATGCGCTGGCAATACTTCGCCGCGGGCAGCGGCGTGATCGGTTTCGCGATCGAACGGGCCGTGCTGCTGTCGGCGCTCGACCAGCGCTATGGTGCCGGGAAGGGGGCCGCCATGCCGGTCGACGAAGGCAAGGTGCGCGTCACGGCCACCGAGGAACGCCTGGGTGTTGCGCTCGGACAACAGTTGAGCCATGTCGTGGCGTCGCGTATCGCTGCCGGCGTACCCGACGGCCAGCGGCCGGTGGCGCCTCTCGCGATCGCGCCGGCGGTGCCCGGAAAGCAGCCAGGCAAGGGGACCTGGATCATTACGATGAACCTGCGCGCCGGAGATATCGCGGGCAAGGTATGGTTCGCATTGGACAAGCACTTGATGTCCGACGTATTGCGCTCCCTGGTGCCCGAGCGCGAGGCCGGCCGGAATGCGGCCAGGTCGGCCAAGCCCGTGGCGCCGCTGGCGCAGCGGCTGCAGGTGACCCTCGCCGGGCGCCTGGTGAGCAAGGAAGTCACCCTGGGCGCCCTGTTCGACTTGAGGATTGGAGATGTGATTCCCATCAGCCTGCACAGGGCGGATGTGATGCTCGAGGACTCCCGGCTGTACACGGCCGCGGTCACGGAGCACAAGGGAAAACTGTGCCTGACCTCTTTTGAAGACATCGAATGA